AAGTTGCTAAAGGTGTGCTCGCAAAAGGCCGGTTACCGATTGATGGCCAGCCATCCAAATTTGTACCACAGGTTGAGACATTAAAAGATCGCTTAAAAAAACCTAAGCTACGTGAAGACGGCACGGCCGATATGCGTGACTTTGGTAAGCTCGCCAGTGTCGAACCTGGTGTATTACTCATCAAACAAATTCCTGCTACTCCTGGCAAAGAAGGCTTTACCGTTACTGGTGATGTACTACCCGCTAAACCGGGGGAAAACAGTACATTAGTGGCCGGTGAAGGGACTGAGATATCTAAGAACAACCCGCTTGAGCTAATTTCTGTGATCGCTGGCGTACCCGTTGATATTGCCAACGGTATGCGTGTCGATGATATTTTTACTATTGCCGATGTAAACGTAAAAAGTGGTCACGTAGATTTTGAAGGTAGCGTTATTGTGACTCATAACGTTGAACCAGGCATGCGCATTAATGCCAAAGGCGATATCACAGTTATGGGCACAGTGGAGTCTGGTCATTTATCAGCAGCTGGCGATATCACTATAAAACAAGGTGTAATTGGCCACCAGCTCGAAGATAAAAAACTGTCGTGTAATATTATCAGCCAAGGTGATATTCACTTATCACATGGTCAATACTGCTACCTTGAAGCCAATAATATTCTTATTGAACGCCAAGCTAGCCATTGCATAATGAAAGCCACTAAGCTACTGCAAATAGGCCAAGAAGATAATCCGCAAGGCAAGCTATTCGGCGGAGAAATCTTAGACGCACAAATGTTAATTGCCGGCGAAATCGGCAATGAATCGGGTGCTAAAATGGTCATTCACTTAGCAACTTCGGGTGCTGATGTCACCGCGCAAACAGATCAGTGCTTAAAAGACTTAGCACAAACAGATGCGCAACTTGATACATTACAATCAGCTATCGAAAAAGCAGATCAAGTAAAAGACGCCGAAAAGAAAAAACAGTTACTCGCAAAGATTGGTGCCACACAAATGCACTATTGCGAGCAAGCTGAAATGCTTGAGAAAAAGCTCTCTAGCTTAGAGCATCACCTGCATGATTTACTGGAAGATGCGCAGTTGGTCGTTAATAAAAAACTGCATTCAGGGGTCGAAATTCACATTTTCGAAAAAGTATTACTCACTAACCGCCAATACCCACCGTGTAAGGTAAAGCTTGAAGAAAACAAGGTTGAGGTAGAGTTTAAAACCAGTTAATAAAAAAGAGGCTTAAAGCCTCTTTTTACCAGGGTCATTAAATCTTAATTTAAAGAATTCCTTCCACTTGCTGTTTTAGCTGCTCAGGCCAAACACCAACTTGTACTTGCCCGATATGCTGTTTTTGTAACAACAACATAGCGAGTCGTGATTGACCAATTCCACCACCTATTGTTTGCGGAAACTTCTTCGCCAGTAGCTGTTTATGCCAATCAAACTCTAGGCGAGCTTGGTCGCCTGTAATCGCTAATTGAGTAGCTAAGGCATCAGGACTTACACGAATGCCCATTGAAGAGATTTCAAATGCATCTTCAAGTACTGGGTTCCAAACTAAAATATCACCGTTTAAGCCTGCAAATTTACTACAGGTTTGTGTTGACCAATCGTCATAATCCGGTGCTCGTACGTCATGAATTTTGCCATCTGCAAGTGTGCCGCCTATACCAATTAAAAATACCGCACCGTATTCTTGTGCTACCGCTTTTTCACGTTGTTTCGCTGTAAAGTCAGGATACATCTGACGTAGCTGTTCACTGTGTACAAAGGTGATTTGCTCTGGCAAAAACGGCGTTAAATCAAACTCGCTTGCGACAAAGCGTTCTGTTGCTTTAATCGCCTGATAAAGTGATGTCACGGTTTCTTTTAACTTGTCTAAGGTACGCTCTGTACTCTCGCAAATCACTTTTTCCCAGTCCCATTGGTCAACATATACCGAGTGAATTGGGCTTAAAGATTCTTCATCAGGGCGAAGCGCCTTCATGTGCGTATAGAGCCCCTCACCTACCGAAAAATCGTAATCAGCCAAGGTTTTGCGTTTCCACTTAGCTAATGAATGGACTACTTCAAATTGGCTACCCGGAATTGTTTTCACTGCTACCGATACAGCATTTTCAGTACCGCTTAAGTTATCTTGAATACCATCGCCTACTTTTGCCAAGATCGGCGCTTGTACTTCAACTAACCCTAATTGTTGTTCTAATTGGCTTGAAAAAAACTGTTTTACTTTACTAATTTGCTGCTGTTGCTGCAGGTAGTGTGAACTCATAATAATTGGCCTCATTCCCAGTTATTGTTACTTGCTTAATTAGAGAAACCCGCTGCTTGGCCCCTCCTGTTAAAACAATCCTCAACTAAACAAAGATAATTTTCAACAACCCGCAATAAAAAGAACTTAACATTGAAATTTTCATAAAAATAATGCTATAAAATTTATTGATTCAATAATTAACACTAAAAAATACTATGGAAAATTATCAAATCGATAATCTCGATAAAAACATCCTTAATGCGTTAATGGAAAATGCGCGAACAGCGTATGCAGAACTCGCTAAACGCTTTGCAGTAAGTGCCGGAACTATTCATGTTCGGGTCGAAAAGATGAAACAGGCTGGAATTATTACTGGCACCCAAGTCAGTATTGATGCCAAACAGCTTGGTTACGATGTTTGCTGTTTTATTGGTATTAACCTCAACAATGCCCGTGATTACCCACAAACTTTACTGCATTTAAAAGAACTAGAAGAGGTTGTCGAAGCCTATTACACCACGGGTAATTACAGTATATTTATCAAAGTGATGACACGCTCAATTGATCATCTACAAGATGTGTTAATTAACAAAATACAAGCCATCGAAGCTATTCAATCAACAGAAACGCTGATCTCATTACAAAACCCTATTAGCCGTGCTGTTGTTCCCTAGGGTATAATCAGCGCCAATTAGAATCCGTCAACGAGCACACAACTATGGATACAACTCGCTTTGAGCGTGTTAAGCGCGTGTTAGACCGCCGCCAAACGGACCTAACGGTTTGTTTAGAAGAAGTACATAAGCATCATAATTTATCAGCCATTGCCCGCACAGCTGACGCGACGGGCTGCCATCATGTTCATGCTGTATGGCCAGAGAATCAAAAATGGTTAACTAACAATACCTCAGGTGGTAGTAAAAACTGGCTCGAAACTCACTTGCATCGTAATATCGATGAAGCTGTTGCCATGATGCGTGCACAAAATCCTGAAGTACAAATTTTAGCTACTCATCTCAGCGACGACGCAGTCGACTTTCGTGAAATTGATTACACCAAACCGACGGCTGTTATTGTTGGCCAAGAACGTGATGGTATTTCACCACGCGCCCTCGCTCATGCTGATAAAAATATCATTATCCCAATGCAAGGAATGGTGCAATCTCTTAATGTATCTGTTGCTGCTGCACTTATTCTATTTGAAGCACAGCGCCAACGTGAAGAAGCCGGACTTTACAACCGCGATATGCTTGATGCGAAAATTAAGCACCGCATCTT
Above is a window of Pseudoalteromonas shioyasakiensis DNA encoding:
- a CDS encoding DUF342 domain-containing protein, with amino-acid sequence MFKLAHNGNVLLDVHENSPPSAAFIIEALEKSPFCECRVDHEAINNFFKSDSNERMLVVASKHDASLVVTLSDDKMMATGELTLAEGGKVMTLDDAKKELIKAGVARGYKQAFLEKLLQQQFELPAGEVAKGVLAKGRLPIDGQPSKFVPQVETLKDRLKKPKLREDGTADMRDFGKLASVEPGVLLIKQIPATPGKEGFTVTGDVLPAKPGENSTLVAGEGTEISKNNPLELISVIAGVPVDIANGMRVDDIFTIADVNVKSGHVDFEGSVIVTHNVEPGMRINAKGDITVMGTVESGHLSAAGDITIKQGVIGHQLEDKKLSCNIISQGDIHLSHGQYCYLEANNILIERQASHCIMKATKLLQIGQEDNPQGKLFGGEILDAQMLIAGEIGNESGAKMVIHLATSGADVTAQTDQCLKDLAQTDAQLDTLQSAIEKADQVKDAEKKKQLLAKIGATQMHYCEQAEMLEKKLSSLEHHLHDLLEDAQLVVNKKLHSGVEIHIFEKVLLTNRQYPPCKVKLEENKVEVEFKTS
- the asnA gene encoding aspartate--ammonia ligase, whose translation is MSSHYLQQQQQISKVKQFFSSQLEQQLGLVEVQAPILAKVGDGIQDNLSGTENAVSVAVKTIPGSQFEVVHSLAKWKRKTLADYDFSVGEGLYTHMKALRPDEESLSPIHSVYVDQWDWEKVICESTERTLDKLKETVTSLYQAIKATERFVASEFDLTPFLPEQITFVHSEQLRQMYPDFTAKQREKAVAQEYGAVFLIGIGGTLADGKIHDVRAPDYDDWSTQTCSKFAGLNGDILVWNPVLEDAFEISSMGIRVSPDALATQLAITGDQARLEFDWHKQLLAKKFPQTIGGGIGQSRLAMLLLQKQHIGQVQVGVWPEQLKQQVEGIL
- the asnC gene encoding transcriptional regulator AsnC translates to MENYQIDNLDKNILNALMENARTAYAELAKRFAVSAGTIHVRVEKMKQAGIITGTQVSIDAKQLGYDVCCFIGINLNNARDYPQTLLHLKELEEVVEAYYTTGNYSIFIKVMTRSIDHLQDVLINKIQAIEAIQSTETLISLQNPISRAVVP
- the trmH gene encoding tRNA (guanosine(18)-2'-O)-methyltransferase TrmH, with the translated sequence MDTTRFERVKRVLDRRQTDLTVCLEEVHKHHNLSAIARTADATGCHHVHAVWPENQKWLTNNTSGGSKNWLETHLHRNIDEAVAMMRAQNPEVQILATHLSDDAVDFREIDYTKPTAVIVGQERDGISPRALAHADKNIIIPMQGMVQSLNVSVAAALILFEAQRQREEAGLYNRDMLDAKIKHRILFEGCHPIIAEQCREKELPYPELDENGEIVADERFWNILKHTQPLEATNECK